A genome region from Staphylococcus capitis subsp. capitis includes the following:
- the lepA gene encoding translation elongation factor 4, translated as MDKQERYNRRENIRNFSIIAHIDHGKSTLADRILENTKSVETREMQDQLLDSMDLERERGITIKLNAVRLKYDAKDGQTYTFHLIDTPGHVDFTYEVSRSLAACEGAILVVDAAQGIEAQTLANVYLALDNDLELLPVVNKIDLPAAEPERVKQELEDVIGLDQDDVVLASAKSNIGIEEILEKIVEVVPAPDGDPDAPLKALIFDSEYDPYRGVISSIRIIDGVVKAGDKIKMMATGKEFEVTEVGINTPKQLPVEELTVGDVGYIIASIKNVDDSRVGDTITLANRPADKPLKGYKKMNPMVYCGLFPIDNKDYNDLREALEKLQLNDASLDFEPESSQALGFGYRTGFLGMLHMEIIQERIEREFGIELIATAPSVIYECILKDGTEVTVDNPAQMPERDKIEHIYEPFVRATMMVPNDYVGAVMELCQRKRGQFVNMDYLDDIRVNIVYEIPLSEVVFDFFDQLKSNTKGYASFDYEFIENKESNLVKMDILLNGDKVDALSFIVHRDFAYERGKALVEKLKTLIPRQQFEVPVQAAIGQKIIARTNIKSMGKNVLSKCYGGDISRKRKLLEKQKAGKAKMKAVGNVEIPQDAFLAVLKMEDE; from the coding sequence ATGGATAAGCAAGAACGCTATAATAGAAGAGAAAATATCAGAAATTTCTCTATCATTGCACACATAGATCATGGGAAATCAACGTTAGCGGATAGAATCCTTGAAAATACAAAATCAGTTGAAACACGTGAAATGCAAGATCAACTACTTGATTCCATGGACCTTGAAAGAGAACGCGGTATTACTATAAAGTTAAATGCTGTTCGTTTGAAATATGATGCTAAAGATGGTCAAACATATACTTTCCATCTTATAGATACACCAGGACATGTCGACTTTACATATGAAGTGTCGCGTTCATTAGCTGCATGTGAAGGCGCAATTTTAGTTGTAGATGCCGCTCAAGGTATTGAAGCTCAAACTTTAGCAAATGTATATTTAGCTCTTGATAATGACTTAGAGTTATTACCAGTTGTTAACAAAATTGATTTACCTGCAGCTGAACCTGAAAGAGTTAAACAAGAATTAGAGGATGTTATTGGTTTAGACCAAGATGATGTAGTACTTGCTAGTGCCAAATCAAATATCGGTATAGAAGAAATTTTAGAAAAAATAGTAGAAGTTGTACCAGCTCCTGATGGAGATCCTGATGCACCTTTAAAAGCTCTAATATTTGATTCAGAGTATGATCCTTATAGAGGCGTTATCTCATCTATTAGAATCATTGATGGTGTAGTTAAAGCCGGGGATAAGATTAAAATGATGGCTACAGGTAAAGAATTTGAAGTGACAGAAGTAGGCATTAATACACCTAAACAACTTCCTGTTGAAGAATTAACAGTGGGAGACGTAGGATATATCATTGCAAGTATTAAAAATGTTGATGATTCACGTGTAGGTGATACTATCACATTAGCTAATCGTCCTGCAGATAAGCCACTCAAAGGTTATAAAAAAATGAATCCAATGGTTTATTGTGGTCTATTCCCAATAGACAATAAAGATTACAATGATTTACGTGAAGCGTTAGAAAAATTACAACTCAATGATGCTTCACTCGATTTTGAGCCTGAGTCTTCACAAGCATTAGGGTTCGGATATAGAACTGGTTTCTTAGGCATGTTGCATATGGAAATTATTCAAGAAAGAATTGAGAGAGAGTTCGGTATTGAATTAATTGCAACGGCTCCTTCAGTTATATACGAATGTATTTTAAAGGATGGAACTGAAGTTACTGTTGACAATCCAGCTCAGATGCCAGAAAGAGACAAAATAGAACATATTTATGAACCATTTGTAAGAGCTACAATGATGGTACCTAATGATTATGTTGGTGCAGTGATGGAACTATGCCAACGTAAGCGAGGTCAATTTGTAAATATGGATTATTTAGATGATATAAGAGTAAACATTGTTTATGAAATTCCATTATCTGAAGTTGTGTTTGACTTCTTTGACCAACTTAAGTCTAATACTAAAGGTTATGCTTCATTTGATTATGAATTCATTGAAAATAAAGAAAGTAATCTAGTTAAAATGGATATCTTACTTAATGGAGATAAAGTGGATGCCTTAAGTTTCATCGTCCATAGAGACTTTGCATATGAAAGAGGTAAAGCACTTGTTGAAAAATTAAAAACACTTATACCTAGACAACAGTTCGAAGTACCTGTTCAAGCAGCTATAGGTCAAAAAATTATAGCCCGTACAAATATTAAATCTATGGGTAAAAATGTTTTATCTAAATGTTATGGTGGCGATATTAGTCGTAAACGTAAGCTTTTAGAAAAACAAAAAGCAGGTAAAGCAAAAATGAAAGCTGTAGGAAATGTTGAAATTCCTCAAGATGCTTTCCTAGCTGTGCTTAAAATGGAAGATGAATAG